One Chaetodon trifascialis isolate fChaTrf1 chromosome 12, fChaTrf1.hap1, whole genome shotgun sequence DNA window includes the following coding sequences:
- the pms1 gene encoding PMS1 protein homolog 1 isoform X1: protein MKQLPPDTVRLLSSSQVITSVLNVVKELMENSLDAGASSIDIKLENYGLDRIEVRDNGHGIKAVDTPVMAVRHFTSKICSHEDLEQLETYGFRGEALGSICAVAEVAVITKTEEDDISTQYTLNLTGEIVSQRPSHLGQGTTVSVLKLFKNLPVRRQYYSSTKKCKEELKKVQDLLMAYAIITPDLRLTLIHNKVVVWQKAKVADHRSALIATLGPSAVANLLPCHHHQEQPEIVLEGFFPKPGADFSSTSSSNPDKTFIFVNNRPVHHKDIMKLLRQHYAAQYPDDPARNRYPTLMLKVTVSPSAVDVNLTPDKTQVLLHEKEAVLTAVEAFLVSLYGYRPSGDPPAEKQPVHQTSPSPSSPLQTDISLQDSEQSVERDDSLTNHTAKHGDVTSTDGSLDRRTSNSSSSSSIAEDWILNRVPAGLESNLSLCEDQSCTQTPETGSASLSPQRLEGDAVSGADTSKHQLSAEDWSRGTALTDPVTGEALQPVRIHQPSKNDHPDSDETKSPSSSNRKMFNAITEKRAALTAYDLISNRTMRAPLSPAALFEKEARAEVLREKPTASLQDISVAVHERWKNLREEDRKKYEEKAKKHLEHHDQRTKLASAEGPRETSASSLRGHAQGQKRKAPQANQTLLDQLFSAQPQKKKNRSCAPKPSLPLPCSLPSLRLQLQRLSSQSSAVPRGLRLVNRLASQSAWVILCGQRLMLLNPFRVEEALLFKRLLENNILPAVSLQNPIQLTDGSLGGAEYTEALCSMEKQSPELNGRAFFSDPRLVANGFKIQLTPGLTSAERHLEVTAMADYVPFLGVEDLREILTAVLHRKATTVQESRPLKVTNYLQGEAVRLARQLPLNLSREDVEDTLLRMGQQLDESSWTCIHGRPFLQHLSDIPSTDQEAKALLRPLEL from the exons ATGAAGCAGTTGCCTCCAGATACGGTGCGGCTGCTGTCCAGCTCCCAGGTTATCACCTCTGTGTTGAACGTTGTGAAAGAATTGATGGAAAATTCTCTGGATGCTGGCGCTTCAAGCATCGACATTAAACTG GAGAACTACGGCTTGGACCGGATAGAAGTGCGCGATAACGGCCATGGAATCAAAGCTGTAGATACTCCTGTGATGGCGGTGAGACATTTCACTTCAAAGATCTGCAGCCACGAGGACCTGGAACAGCTGGAGACGTACGGCTTCCGAGGAGAAGCCCTGGGGTCCATCTGCGCCGTGGCCGAG GTGGCTGTCAtcacaaagacagaggaggatgacatCAGCACCCAGTACACGCTCAACCTCACAGGGGAGATTGTGTCTCAGAGGCCGTCTCACTTAGGTCAAG GTACAACAGTGAGCGTACTGAAGCTTTTCAAGAATCTCCCAGTGAGACGGCAGTACTATTCCTCGACCAAGAAGTGcaaggaggagctgaagaaagtGCAGGACCTGCTGATGGCCTACGCCATCATAACACCTGACCTGAGGCTCACGCTCATTCACAACAAA GTGGTGGTTTGGCAGAAGGCCAAGGTGGCCGATCACAGAAGTGCCCTCATTGCTACGCTGGGGCCCAGTGCCGTTGCCAACCTGCTCCCTTGCCACCATCACCAAGAGCAACCAGAG ATTGTTTTAGAGGGTTTTTTCCCAAAACCTGGAGCGGATTTCTCTTCAACAAGTTCATCCAACCCTGACAAAACATTCATATTTGTCAACAACCGGCCCGTCCACCACAAAGACATAATGAAG TTGTTGCGTCAGCACTATGCGGCTCAGTATCCGGATGACCCAGCCCGAAACCGCTATCCCACCCTCATGCTTAAAGTCACGGTTTCACCCTCTGCAGTCGACGTCAATCTGACACCGGACAAGACTCAGGTTCTTCTTCATGAAAAG GAGGCTGTGCTGACCGCGGTCGAGGCATTTCTGGTTTCTCTTTATGGTTATCGGCCCAGTGGTGACCCCCCAGCTGAGAAGCAGCCCGTCCATCAGACATCTCCCTCACCATCGAGTCCCTTGCAGACTGATATTTCACTGCAGGACAGTGAACAAAGTGTAGAGAGGGATGACAGTCTCACCAACCACACAGCTAAACATGGTGACGTAACAAGTACTGATGGTTCACTGGACCGCCGGACCTCCAACAGCAGCTCATCATCCTCTATCGCAGAAGACTGGATACTGAACCGGGTCCCAGCCGGCCTTGAGTCAAACCTTTCTCTCTGTGAAGATCAGAGCTGCACTCAGACACCAGAGACGGGCTCAGCGAGCTTGTCTCCTCAGAGACTCGAGGGCGATGCCGTGTCAGGTGCAGACACGAGCAAACATCAGTTATCAGCTGAGGACTGGAGCCGCGGGACGGCTTTGACGGACCCTGTGACAGGAGAAGCCCTGCAGCCCGTCCGAATCCATCAACCCTCAAAGAATGATCATCCTGACTCAGATGAGACGAAGAGTCCGAGCAGCTCAAACAGAAAGATGTTCAACGCCATAACGGAGAAGCGTGCTGCTCTGACGGCCTACGACCTGATCAGCAACCGCACCATGAGGGCACCGCTGTCCCCTGCCGCCCTGTTCGAGAAGGAGGCCAGAGCGGAGGTCCTCAGGGAGAAACCCACAGCCAGCCTGCAGGATATCAGCGTCGCCGTTCACGAGAGGTGGAAAAATCTGAGGGAGGAAGACCGTAAGAA GTATGAGGAGAAGGCGAAAAAACACCTGGAACACCACGACCAAAGGACCAAGTTAGCCTCTGCTGAAGGCCCCAGAGAGACGAGCGCGAGCAGCCTGCGGGGCCACGCACAGGGCCAGAAACGCAAGGCCCCGCAGGCCAACCAGACGCTGCTGGACCAGCTCTTCTCTGCACAGccccagaagaagaagaacaggagcTGTGCGCCGAAGCCCTCGCTGCCCCTCCCCTGCAGCCTGCCTTCGCTTCGGCTGCAGCTTCAGCGCCTTTCATCCCAGAGCAGCGCAGTGCCGCGGGGCCTCCGTCTTGTAAACCGGCTGGCCTCTCAGAGCGCCTGGGTCATTTTATGTGGTCAGAGGCTCATGTTGTTAAACCCATTTCGGGTGGAGGAAGCCTTGCTGTTTAAGAGACTTCTAGAGAATAATATACTTCCAGCAGTGAGTCTGCAGAACCCTATACAGTTAACAGATGG AAGTCTAGGGGGAGCCGAGTACACTGAGGCTTTGTGCAGCATGGAGAAACAAAGCCCTGAGCTCAATGGAAGGGCCTTCTTCTCCGATCCCAGGCTCGTGGCTAATGGCTTTAAAATCCAGCTCACTCCAG GCCTCACGTCAGCCGAGAGACATCTGGAAGTGACAGCGATGGCAGACTACGTGCCTTTCCTCGGTGTGGAGGACCTCAGGGAGATCCTGACTGCAGTTCTTCACAGGAAGGCCACGACTGTGCAAGAGAGTCGGCCACTTAAAGTCACAAACTACCTGCAA GGCGAAGCGGTGCGACTTGCCCGTCAGTTGCCTTTGAATTTATCCAGGGAGGACGTGGAGGACACGCTGCTGAGGATGGGACAGCAGCTCGATGAGAGCAGCTGGACCTGCATCCATGGACGACCGTTTCTCCAGCACTTATCTGACATCCCGTCCACAGACCAGGAAGCCAAGGCTCTGCTGAGGCCTTTAGAGCTGTGA
- the pms1 gene encoding PMS1 protein homolog 1 isoform X2: MKQLPPDTVRLLSSSQVITSVLNVVKELMENSLDAGASSIDIKLENYGLDRIEVRDNGHGIKAVDTPVMAVRHFTSKICSHEDLEQLETYGFRGEALGSICAVAEVAVITKTEEDDISTQYTLNLTGEIVSQRPSHLGQGTTVSVLKLFKNLPVRRQYYSSTKKCKEELKKVQDLLMAYAIITPDLRLTLIHNKIVLEGFFPKPGADFSSTSSSNPDKTFIFVNNRPVHHKDIMKLLRQHYAAQYPDDPARNRYPTLMLKVTVSPSAVDVNLTPDKTQVLLHEKEAVLTAVEAFLVSLYGYRPSGDPPAEKQPVHQTSPSPSSPLQTDISLQDSEQSVERDDSLTNHTAKHGDVTSTDGSLDRRTSNSSSSSSIAEDWILNRVPAGLESNLSLCEDQSCTQTPETGSASLSPQRLEGDAVSGADTSKHQLSAEDWSRGTALTDPVTGEALQPVRIHQPSKNDHPDSDETKSPSSSNRKMFNAITEKRAALTAYDLISNRTMRAPLSPAALFEKEARAEVLREKPTASLQDISVAVHERWKNLREEDRKKYEEKAKKHLEHHDQRTKLASAEGPRETSASSLRGHAQGQKRKAPQANQTLLDQLFSAQPQKKKNRSCAPKPSLPLPCSLPSLRLQLQRLSSQSSAVPRGLRLVNRLASQSAWVILCGQRLMLLNPFRVEEALLFKRLLENNILPAVSLQNPIQLTDGSLGGAEYTEALCSMEKQSPELNGRAFFSDPRLVANGFKIQLTPGLTSAERHLEVTAMADYVPFLGVEDLREILTAVLHRKATTVQESRPLKVTNYLQGEAVRLARQLPLNLSREDVEDTLLRMGQQLDESSWTCIHGRPFLQHLSDIPSTDQEAKALLRPLEL; the protein is encoded by the exons ATGAAGCAGTTGCCTCCAGATACGGTGCGGCTGCTGTCCAGCTCCCAGGTTATCACCTCTGTGTTGAACGTTGTGAAAGAATTGATGGAAAATTCTCTGGATGCTGGCGCTTCAAGCATCGACATTAAACTG GAGAACTACGGCTTGGACCGGATAGAAGTGCGCGATAACGGCCATGGAATCAAAGCTGTAGATACTCCTGTGATGGCGGTGAGACATTTCACTTCAAAGATCTGCAGCCACGAGGACCTGGAACAGCTGGAGACGTACGGCTTCCGAGGAGAAGCCCTGGGGTCCATCTGCGCCGTGGCCGAG GTGGCTGTCAtcacaaagacagaggaggatgacatCAGCACCCAGTACACGCTCAACCTCACAGGGGAGATTGTGTCTCAGAGGCCGTCTCACTTAGGTCAAG GTACAACAGTGAGCGTACTGAAGCTTTTCAAGAATCTCCCAGTGAGACGGCAGTACTATTCCTCGACCAAGAAGTGcaaggaggagctgaagaaagtGCAGGACCTGCTGATGGCCTACGCCATCATAACACCTGACCTGAGGCTCACGCTCATTCACAACAAA ATTGTTTTAGAGGGTTTTTTCCCAAAACCTGGAGCGGATTTCTCTTCAACAAGTTCATCCAACCCTGACAAAACATTCATATTTGTCAACAACCGGCCCGTCCACCACAAAGACATAATGAAG TTGTTGCGTCAGCACTATGCGGCTCAGTATCCGGATGACCCAGCCCGAAACCGCTATCCCACCCTCATGCTTAAAGTCACGGTTTCACCCTCTGCAGTCGACGTCAATCTGACACCGGACAAGACTCAGGTTCTTCTTCATGAAAAG GAGGCTGTGCTGACCGCGGTCGAGGCATTTCTGGTTTCTCTTTATGGTTATCGGCCCAGTGGTGACCCCCCAGCTGAGAAGCAGCCCGTCCATCAGACATCTCCCTCACCATCGAGTCCCTTGCAGACTGATATTTCACTGCAGGACAGTGAACAAAGTGTAGAGAGGGATGACAGTCTCACCAACCACACAGCTAAACATGGTGACGTAACAAGTACTGATGGTTCACTGGACCGCCGGACCTCCAACAGCAGCTCATCATCCTCTATCGCAGAAGACTGGATACTGAACCGGGTCCCAGCCGGCCTTGAGTCAAACCTTTCTCTCTGTGAAGATCAGAGCTGCACTCAGACACCAGAGACGGGCTCAGCGAGCTTGTCTCCTCAGAGACTCGAGGGCGATGCCGTGTCAGGTGCAGACACGAGCAAACATCAGTTATCAGCTGAGGACTGGAGCCGCGGGACGGCTTTGACGGACCCTGTGACAGGAGAAGCCCTGCAGCCCGTCCGAATCCATCAACCCTCAAAGAATGATCATCCTGACTCAGATGAGACGAAGAGTCCGAGCAGCTCAAACAGAAAGATGTTCAACGCCATAACGGAGAAGCGTGCTGCTCTGACGGCCTACGACCTGATCAGCAACCGCACCATGAGGGCACCGCTGTCCCCTGCCGCCCTGTTCGAGAAGGAGGCCAGAGCGGAGGTCCTCAGGGAGAAACCCACAGCCAGCCTGCAGGATATCAGCGTCGCCGTTCACGAGAGGTGGAAAAATCTGAGGGAGGAAGACCGTAAGAA GTATGAGGAGAAGGCGAAAAAACACCTGGAACACCACGACCAAAGGACCAAGTTAGCCTCTGCTGAAGGCCCCAGAGAGACGAGCGCGAGCAGCCTGCGGGGCCACGCACAGGGCCAGAAACGCAAGGCCCCGCAGGCCAACCAGACGCTGCTGGACCAGCTCTTCTCTGCACAGccccagaagaagaagaacaggagcTGTGCGCCGAAGCCCTCGCTGCCCCTCCCCTGCAGCCTGCCTTCGCTTCGGCTGCAGCTTCAGCGCCTTTCATCCCAGAGCAGCGCAGTGCCGCGGGGCCTCCGTCTTGTAAACCGGCTGGCCTCTCAGAGCGCCTGGGTCATTTTATGTGGTCAGAGGCTCATGTTGTTAAACCCATTTCGGGTGGAGGAAGCCTTGCTGTTTAAGAGACTTCTAGAGAATAATATACTTCCAGCAGTGAGTCTGCAGAACCCTATACAGTTAACAGATGG AAGTCTAGGGGGAGCCGAGTACACTGAGGCTTTGTGCAGCATGGAGAAACAAAGCCCTGAGCTCAATGGAAGGGCCTTCTTCTCCGATCCCAGGCTCGTGGCTAATGGCTTTAAAATCCAGCTCACTCCAG GCCTCACGTCAGCCGAGAGACATCTGGAAGTGACAGCGATGGCAGACTACGTGCCTTTCCTCGGTGTGGAGGACCTCAGGGAGATCCTGACTGCAGTTCTTCACAGGAAGGCCACGACTGTGCAAGAGAGTCGGCCACTTAAAGTCACAAACTACCTGCAA GGCGAAGCGGTGCGACTTGCCCGTCAGTTGCCTTTGAATTTATCCAGGGAGGACGTGGAGGACACGCTGCTGAGGATGGGACAGCAGCTCGATGAGAGCAGCTGGACCTGCATCCATGGACGACCGTTTCTCCAGCACTTATCTGACATCCCGTCCACAGACCAGGAAGCCAAGGCTCTGCTGAGGCCTTTAGAGCTGTGA
- the ormdl1 gene encoding ORM1-like protein 1 yields MNVGVAHSEVNPNTRVMNSRGIWLTYALGVGILHIVLLSIPFFSVPVVWTLTNVIHNFGMYVFMHAVKGTPFETPDQGKARLLTHWEQLDYGVQFTSSRKFFTISPIILYFLASFYTKYDTTHFVINTASLLSVLIPKLPQLHGVRLFGINKY; encoded by the exons ATGAATGTGGGTGTGGCACACAGTGAGGTGAACCCAAACACTCGGGTCATGAACAGCCGAGGGATCTGGCTGACCTACGCCCTTGGTGTTGGCATTCTTCACATTGTGCTCTTGAGCATACCCTTCTTTAGCGTGCCAGTCGTGTGGACTCTCACTAATGTCATCCACAACTTT GGAATGTATGTGTTTATGCATGCAGTGAAAGGCACACCCTTTGAGACCCCCGACCAAGGAAAAGCCAGACTTCTGACACACTGGGAACAGCTTGACTACGGCGTGCAGTTCACTTCATCTAGAAAGTTTTTCACCATCTCCCCAATCATCCT ATACTTCCTGGCGAGCTTCTACACAAAGTACGACACGACACACTTCGTCATAAACACCGCCTCGCTTTTGAGCGTCCTGATCCCCAAGCTGCCACAGCTACATGGAGTGAGACTTTTTGGCATCAACAAGTATTAA
- the adat3 gene encoding probable inactive tRNA-specific adenosine deaminase-like protein 3 yields the protein MLKEENAKTMEPQTKRWKGSECDGDSWVAYPVLSDEQSQDVELVEAFAAPIVNKKETSRLVRELNGLFPLNGLQHVKRVRAVREEDSPHPLEVLLCLVSDAPDTKVVSIDALLPSDGVRSDGLGEPFVVKVPARPPLTRPQFELASRHWPTSFHEDKQVTVALRGELFSPPQKARMHVYMTSALTAAKAGSELGMEAVGATVVDPATERIIAVGHDCRGDHPLHHAVMVCVDLVARSQGGGCYSFDRYPACRFTSSEPDSVQQTPAAEVSSQPYICTGYDLYVTREPCVMCAMALVHSRIGRVFYGTSSEDGALGTKYKIHSHKDLNHRFEVYRGVLGKQCEDLKRVDDHMKRESLQERS from the exons ATGTTGAAAGAG GAGAACGCCAAAACAATGGAGCCACAGACGAAACGCTGGAAAGGGTCAGAGTGCGACGGCGACTCCTGGGTCGCCTATCCTGTGCTGTCAGATGAGCAGTCACAAGACGTGGAACTGGTGGAGGCGTTCGCGGCGCCCATTGTCAATAAGAAAGAAACGTCTCGACTGGTCCGGGAGCTGAACGGCCTCTTCCCGTTGAACGGCCTTCAGCACGTCAAGAGGGTGCGGGCGGTCAGGGAGGAGGACAGCCCTCATCCTCTGGAAGTCCTGCTGTGCCTTGTCAGCGACGCACCAGACACGAAGGTGGTCAGCATCGACGCTCTGCTCCCCTCAGATGGAGTCAGAAGTGACGGACTGGGTGAACCTTTTGTGGTTAAAGTCCCCGCGCGCCCCCCTTTGACCCGACCCCAGTTTGAGCTGGCGAGCAGACACTGGCCCACCTCCTTTCATGAGGACAAACAGGTGACCGTGGCCCTGAGAGGAGAACTCTTCAGTCCGCCTCAGAAGGCCAGGATGCACGTTTACATGACGTCTGCTTTGACTGCCGCCAAAGCAGGCAGCGAGTTGGGAATGGAGGCGGTGGGGGCCACGGTGGTCGACCCGGCGACGGAGAGAATCATCGCGGTGGGCCATGACTGCAGAGGGGACCACCCCCTTCATCACGCTGTCATGGTCTGCGTTGACCTTGTGGCTCGGAGTCAGGGCGGTGGGTGTTATTCTTTTGACAGATATCCTGCATGTAGATTCACATCATCAGAGCCGGACAGCGTCCAGCAGACCCCCGCTGCTGAGGTGAGCTCTCAGCCTTACATATGCACTGGTTACGACCTCTACGTGACCCGGGAGCCCTGCGTGATGTGCGCCATGGCGCTGGTACACTCCCGCATAGGTCGCGTCTTCTATGGGACGTCCTCCGAGGACGGTGCCTTAGGGACCAAGTATAAAATCCACTCGCACAAAGATCTGAACCATCGCTTTGAGGTTTACAGAGGAGTGCTGGGAAAGCAGTGCGAGGATCTGAAGCGCGTGGACGACCACATGAAGAGGGAAAGTTTACAGGAAAGAAGTTAA
- the alkbh6 gene encoding alpha-ketoglutarate-dependent dioxygenase alkB homolog 6 yields the protein MEHPAYILEELKQFVVNDAPPTVYYIPDFISEDEESYLQQQVYKSPKTKWTQLSGRRLQNWGGLPHPKGMLAEKIPDWLQTYCEKISSLGAFSGKTANHVLVNEYKPGEGIMPHEDGPLYHPTVTTISLGSHTLLDFYTPISRLEGDAPQTEESRFLFSLLVRPRSLLILQDEMYQRLLHGIQPRAQDTLTEKAVNLSAAGALPGDTLTRGTRVSLTIRHVPKVMKTKLLLGRK from the coding sequence ATGGAACATCCAGCTTATATTTTGGAGGAATTGAAGCAGTTTGTGGTAAATGATGCTCCACCAACAGTGTATTACATCCCAGATTTCATATCGGAGGATGAGGAGTCCTACCTTCAGCAGCAGGTGTATAAGTCTCCAAAAACTAAATGGACTCAGCTGTCAGGCAGGAGGCTCCAGAACTGGGGAGGGTTACCGCATCCCAAAGGCATGCTGGCAGAAAAGATCCCTGACTGGCTCCAGACATACTGTGAGAAAATTTCCTCTCTGGGTGCATTCAGCGGGAAAACAGCCAATCACGTGCTGGTGAATGAGTATAAACCAGGAGAGGGGATTATGCCCCATGAAGACGGACCTCTGTACCACCCGACTGTCACCACCATCAGCCTGGGCTCTCACACCCTCCTCGACTTCTACACGCCCATCAGCAGGCTGGAGGGCGATGCCCCGCAGACGGAGGAGAGCCGCTtcctgttctccctgctggtgAGGCCTCGCAGTCTCCTGATCCTGCAGGATGAAATGTACCAGCGTCTCCTTCATGGCATTCAGCCCCGCGCCCAGGACACGCTCACGGAGAAGGCGGTGAACCTGTCTGCTGCAGGGGCGCTGCCAGGAGATACGCTGACCCGAGGCACCCGGGTGTCACTGACCATACGACACGTGCCCAAAGTTATGAAGACGAAGCTTTTACTggggaggaaatga
- the osgepl1 gene encoding tRNA N6-adenosine threonylcarbamoyltransferase, mitochondrial — MFPTKVKALHRLLQFRHTFWCPPFGKASSSRLVLGIETSCDDTGAAVLDETGEILGESLHSQKDVHLRTGGIIPTVAQQLHRENIERVVQEALQRSNVDASQLSAVATTVKPGLALSLGVGLEFSQRFVRRHNKPFIPIHHMEAHALTVRMLQPVPFPFLVLLVSGGHSLLAVARGVDDFLLLGHSLDEAPGDTLDKVARRLSLTKHPQCSTLSGGQAIELLAKDGDRKKFRFRTPMGQTYDCCFSFAGLRTQVTMMIMKKEEEEGVEQGTLLSCVNDIAAATQHTVASHLAKRTHRAILFCKANGLLPSSSPTLVLSGGVASNQYIRKALTIITEKTGLQLLCPPAKFCTDNGVMIAWNGVERLREGKGILSPDVDVCYEAKAPLGVDMTADVKAADIKLPSVTLKILN, encoded by the exons ATGTTCCCTACAAAAGTAAAAGCTCTGCACAGGCTGCTACAGTTCAGGCACACATTTTGGTGTCCTCCATTTGGAAAAGCATCATCCTCCAGACTGGTTTTGGGCATAGAGACAAGCTGTGATGAcactggagctgctgtgctggATGAGACGGGTGAAATACTGGGAGAGTCTCTACATTCACAGAAAGATGTTCATCTCAG GACGGGTGGCATCATCCCCACAGTggcacagcagctccacagagaaAACATCGAGCGGGTGGTCCAGGAGGCTTTGCAGAGGAGCAACGTGGACGCCAGCCAGCTGTCAGCTGTGGCCACCACGGTGAAGCCCGGCTTGGCCCTGAGCTTGGGCGTCGGCCTTGAGTTCAGCCAGAGGTTTGTGAGGCGGCACAACAAGCCCTTCATCCCCATCCACCACATGGAGGCCCACGCGCTGACCGTCAGGATGCTTCAGCCTGTCCCCTTCCCCTTCCTGGTCCTGCTCGTCTCTGGGGGTCACTCGCTTCTTGCTGTGGCACGAGGAGTCGATGACTTTCTTCTTTTGGGCCACTCTCTGGATGAGGCTCCAGGGGACACACTGGATAAA GTGGCAAGACGTTTGTCCCTCACAAAGCACCCGCAGTGCTCCACGCTAAGTGGAGGACAAGCTATAGAGCTTCTGGCAAAGGACGGCGACCGGAAGAAGTTCCGTTTCAGGACACCTATGGGACAAACGTatgactgctgcttttctttcgCTGGGCTACGAACTCAAGTCacaatgatgataatgaaaaaagaggaagaggaag GTGTAGAACAGGGGACGCTGTTATCGTGCGTGAATGACATTGCGGCtgccacacagcacacagtagCCTCTCACCTTGCAAAGCGCACACACCGAGCCATCTTGTTCTGTAAAGCCAATGGCCTGCTGCCATCGAGCAGTCCCACCTTG GTGCTGTCTGGAGGAGTCGCGAGCAATCAGTATATCCGCAAAGCTTTGACCATCATCACCGAGAAGACaggactgcagctgctctgtcctccagccAAGTTCTGCACTGACAACGGAGTGATGATAGCATG GAACGGTGTTGAGCGCCTGAGAGAGGGGAAAGGGATACTGTCTCCAGATGTGGACGTCTGCTATGAGGCAAA GGCGCCGCTGGGAGTTGACATGACAGCAGACGTGAAGGCAGCAGACATCAAGCTGCCGTCAGTCACGCTGAAGATCCTCAACTAA